The Trachemys scripta elegans isolate TJP31775 chromosome 24, CAS_Tse_1.0, whole genome shotgun sequence region CCTCTCCTCCTTGGGCGAAGCGATGTGAGCATGCAGCCAGGACAtccgcccccgcccccttctcTGCCACAACCGCCGGGAGTCGGGCGGGAAGTGGGATTTGCATcctgcagggcattctgggatTTTGAAATTTCGTTTTCTCCCAGATCTGGGCAGAAAATCGAAATCTCGGAATCTTTCGCAAAACGAAATAATATGAAATCCTGTGTGATGACTGTATCGAAattgtttcatttcaactttatcaTGTCACCTGTTATATAGGGAGGCAGAGTGGCCTACTGGTTAGCGCACTGACCAgcgactcaggagacctgggctcattCCAAGCTCTGCCAGTGGTCTGCTGGGAGACTTCCCTCtttgtgccccagtttccccatctgtaacatgggagAAATGAAGCACTTAGAGGTCTATGGATGAAACGTGCTATATAAGCGCTAGGTTAATagtatatttattatattataaagtCAAAATGATAAGGGCGCAATGAAACATCTCGATAATTTCCCTTTGAAAATGTCAACGAAATTGTTACGTTCCCGcgagacattttgatttttgtccaATCGAATTTTTCCCAAGGGAAAAACATTCTGTTGGGAATTTTTTAGCTGGTTCTAGGCTGGGAAGCTttaagccaggaatagaattggGGGGCTGAGCAGAACCAGTTAATACcctgcagcagggggctctgtaAGTTAACCTGCCACATTGTTCTGTAGCAGGAAGTTCCACAGGGTAACCTCAGTTAATATCCTGTGGCAGGGTGTTCCACAGGGTAGTCTCAGATATCCTgcagcagagagttccacaggataACCTCAGTTAATATCCCACAGCTGGGCGTTCTGCAGGTTAATCCCCCAACACACCCAGTGGTAAACATACCGACAACCACCCCCCGTGGAAGGCATCTTCTCCAGTGACCAGCACGCCAGCCCAACCCCATCGCTGGTAGCTGCCAAGCCTTCCCTCCCCTATTAACTGACACCCCTTCACATCTTCCCCAACTACCACAACTGTGCTTCCAAAAAGACCCCTCTTTCCCCACGGCAGTAACGGTCCCCACAGCTGAGTGGCGCTTACTGAATGCCGACTTGGTCTCATGCATTTCCAGCTCTTCCAAGCAGCTTGCTCTGACATAGAGGACATGGTCCAGAGCTAAATCTCACGTGCAAAACACCCCCAATGCAGTGCAAGTGCGGGGGTTACCGAATAGCTGGCTACATGCCTCCAGTTTAGCTTTAGCACCCAGTCCTGCCAGCCGCAGCACGCCCTTCGCTCCCTCTGGCTTCAAACACCCAGGAACAGTGTGCAAAAGGGGGCCCTCGCTTTTGTATCCTGTCCTTCCAGGCGAGATGCACCCTAAGTGGCTTTATGGAGTTAGGAAGCTAAATCAGAGAGAGCAGAGAGGGCCTGGATCTGCCGTGAGGCTTCGGCGGGGGAGGAGAGATGCAGGACGGCTGCCCCGGGGGAGCGAAGCTGCTCTGGAGAAGGCTCTTGCGTCGGGAAAGGCCGGCCTGCGTGTAAGGGTGGAGTTGGACAAGCcaggaagagagaagagatgGCATTACAGGGAGGTGGTtccagggacagctgctgcaccAGAACCCCTTATGGTTCTCGCATGACCGAGACGTCCCCTCCAAAGACACTGCAGCAGGACGGGCTCTATCAGTCCAGGGCCCTCGTGAATTAGCTTTGATCAGTTTCACTATGAGGCTAGGTTCCCCTCCCTCTCGCATTTCCCTTCCTGTGCttgtgttctgtaaaatgtaataaaaaaaaaatacatgaaccCAGCCACgttcactggagccagggctgcGTCCCCTTGCCGTTCGTTCTCTTGGGTCTGCAAACGGGCACAGCTCACTCAGAAATAGCAATCCTTGGTTCTTGCATCTCTCACGCAGACTCTCAGCACATGCTAAGCACATGGGTGTTATCCCCccactttacaggtggggaaactgaggcacggagcgacTGTGTGACTCGTCACCAGGCACGTTAGTGGAATAGATTCCAGGAATCCTAAATCCCAGTCCTACACAACACTCCCCGCCCCCGtgttgggaatggaacccagaagACCTGTCTCCCAGTGCCCTGGTTCTATTTGCTAGACCCCACTCTCTTCCCATAGCCAGACACAGAATGTCCTGTGTCTCAGCCCCCTGTTTAAATCACTAGACCACGTTCCTCCCAGGGCCAGGAACTTGCATCCTCCTGCAGTAAGCATCCTGCAACTAGTTCCCCAGGTCTGTGTTTAAACAATAGGtaaagggttgggggggggcactTTGGATTGTATCTAAACAGGCGCACCTGTCTCAAATAACCTGTCGTTCCCATTCAGGCTGGCTTGCGGCCTTGTCTCTCCTCCCTTCCATTGCAGTTCCAGAAGAGGGCAGGGTGGCTGCAGGCTCCGGGCCCATGCGAGCGGCGATACGCAGGCCGTGCGCGTTGCATGCGCCCTCAGACTGTGGCTTTGCAAAATACGCATCCCTCTTTAGCTTGAGTCTCCCCTCAGGGACACGTCCAGTGACTCCCGTGTGCGTTCCCCTGACTTACACCAGTTTGAGGTGCAAATCGGGCCCTGCGAGACCACTGTGGAATTGCTTCAGCCCTCCCTTAGCTCGCACACGTACATTTCACTTGCCCCGCAGCCAGCGGGTGCAGCACAAGGGTCAGCAAGTGGGCCAGAATCTGATCTCACTCCGGTTTCACACCGGCGTAGCCCCATTGCTTGCAGCGGAGCTGCTCCTTTTTGACACTGGGGAAAGCGAGTGGAGAGTCCAGCCCCGTGTCTCTGTAGTGAGGCTATTGACGGCCGAGTCTGGCGTCCCCTCGCCTGCTGTTAAATGAGTCGTCTGTTCTATTCCTCGccctcctgttcttccttttcaGTTCTTTGAGCCTCCTTCAATCGCCGCCTTGCTGAGAGCGCACAGAAGCCGATGCTTATTGGTGTCTCTGCAGACACAGGACAGGTGTTACCTCCGTACTGCAGGGGGCCTTTTGATCAATTAATTTGCCTGGAGCCTTCCAGAGATCTGCCTTATGGAGCTGATTTTCCAAGATCCTCAATGCCCCCAGCGGCTGTTGACTTCAGCggcatttgtcagtgctcagcctCTCTGAAGAGCGAGCCCCAGGCCTCTTCTCTATCTCAGTGTTCAGAGGCTGCTCGACCCTTCCTGATAGGGCCAGGTGAAGGTGACCCCAGCCCATAAATGTTACAGTGGAGTTAGAGGTGGACCGGAGCTCCTGACTCCCCCCAGGGTTTGGTTTCAGGCTGTTCTGGAGCTGAGATCCACCTGCTGATCTTCCCCGCAGTCTGGAGGTGtttggctccaggccccagctccaTCACGCTGTCCCTGGTGCTGTCATGTATGGTATAAACGACAGCCGCCggtgtggagaatcaggcccctggtgtATGGGAGGTAACGACTGCTGCTAGACAGGGCAGTGTCTTGAGAGCCTGGGGCCCCTTTGTAACTGGGAAGCCAGAGCCCCATGCACCCAGCTGTTTACCCAGAATTGCATTCCACTTTAACTCCTGGCAGGTCAGTAGATACTTATTGGGCACGATGGTGGTCAGTGGCCCTCTGTGCTTGGCTCCTAACACAGCACATGCATGATGGCATTGTCCAAGTTCACCCTTCCCCACTGCTGGCCATCCTCTTTCATTAAGGTAACAAAGCCCTCAGGCAGGACTGTGCTTATCATGATAAACCTtagcctcccccttcctcctaaGCTCCATCCTGAGCAGGCTCATTACTTCTCTTACCTGTAGGCCCTCTTCTAGCGCTCCCTTCACTCCCAGACTCTCAGCCTTTATGTTGTTGAGCAGGCTTAATCAGGCCCCACCTGGTCTGGCTGAAAGGGTGAGTCAGTAGAGTAGCTCTGCACCTCCATACAAGGTTCCTATTTAATGCCCTAAACCAGATAGAACAGATCCTTTAATTCACCTCCCCTGATCCAAAAGGGCCCATTGTTTCTTGATATGGCAGCTTTGGGGGGATTGGTGAACAGGGATGTCAAATATATCTCCATCAGCACCAGGATGGGACCCTACATTTTTTATTTGATCTGAGCTGCTTTTCACTTCTGTCTTTCTCTGCATGTTATTTTTTATAATGTTCTTTGCACAATCCTCGTTTAGAGACCGCCTCAGATTTCACTCACCCTGGTGCCTACTGGATTAGGagactgggccagattctgctccctgGGGCAAACCCAGAGTCACTCTCTGcattggatttacaccagtataagagAGATCAGAGCCTGGCCCGTAGCGGCTACTGTGCTCTCCCAAATCCAGACCCTATCTGTAACATCCTGGAAATGACGGGAGCTGAGTTTTGTTCGGCTGTGTTGCCCCCAGCAAGGGGAAGTGACCGCATCTCTGTGACTGCTCAGCCAGTTGGGAGGTTAGCAGATTCCTGAGATGATGCTGACTAAGGGGACATGATCTCTGCCCTTGCTCAGTTCCCAGAGCTCTGGGTCACATTGTAGCCTGCGGGCTCAGGGGAGAATGTGTGGGCCGCCACACAGAGGGGTAAATTCTATTCCAGGGCATTTGCTTCAGCATCTGGACTCCGGTGTAAAACCAAACACAGATCAGTGCTGGTGTGAGGCATCCCAGGTGCTAGAACCCTTTGTTTATCCACCCAGAACAGGGCACAGCAGAGCAAGCTTCACCCCTGCACTGTCCCAGAGAGACTAGTTgtttgcagggttgttgtagccCTGTCGCTCCCAGGGAGAATAGATCAGTTTCCATCTTCAGTGCCTGAGTGCAGAGCCCCTTGTGCACTGGCAAACAGGGGGTTAACTCTCTGCCTAGGTCCTTATAATGTCCCTTACCAGCGTACAATTGCAAATGGTCTTTAGCTACATTctgcacatggggaaactgaggcacagagcgagctCAAGTGACTTGCCCGGTGCCCTATGACTGAACCAATTGGTTTAGTAGAGAGGGCTGGATTCCAGGGTTATtatggtccctgggctgggatatAAACTCAGGACTTCATTCTCCCTTCAGTCCACAGTGGATTCCCCCACCATGTCTGTGGGAGGCTGGTAATAAGAGCAAGGGGGTGAATCAGGGCATGACCAGAGCACGCTGTACTGCGACTGTTCTCTGCTGCCGAGGGCCcggaagttagagcagccctgaggccacTCTGATTTATACTGGAGGCTGGGCAGAATAAAAGATTCAatgccttctccccccccactccagcctggGAGGAGTGACCGAGTCTCAGGCCTCATGGGTCATTTACACCACCCCAGAATTTGCCCCACACACGTCCCCATGTGAGTCAGTGCCGCAGGCAGCCCTAAGCTGTGTGGCTCTGGCCAAACCCGCTCTGCTTGGATGCTGGGTAACGCTGCCAAATGCCCAGCTGTGGGGGGGTTGCGTCCTGAGAACCCCCGGATGGTGACTGTCGCGGCACGTGAGCGTCGGTTCCATGCCCCCCTCCCACTCAGCTTCACAAATAGCACCGCCAGCCTCCCTCCGCCGTCTGCTCCCCAGCCGCAGCTTCTGTCTcgtggctggggaggggacaggatggTCCCAAGGGCTGCGTAGATTCCGCCCCCATCTGCGTGGCGGCAGATCAACCGGCTCCCTCTGTTTGGTGTCTGTGACAGTGTGAGCGCTTCTatgcaggggggaagggaaaaCTGACTGCAGTGAGACACCTGGAGCAGGAGTGACCCCTCTGAGGTCAATCATGGGgagtgaacccaggagtcctggctcccactcccctAATCTAACCCATCAGACAACACTCCTTCCTAGACGTGGGTCCCAGGAGTCCCCTTACTCTGCCCACTAGAACCCAACTTGCAAAGAAACCCCCCTTGCTATGTCTGTGAGCTGTGAAAAGTGTCCCAGGGCACAATAACTCATTACACTGTGGCCTGCTCAGACCTCAGGACAGACCACACCAGACTGCTGCCTGCATCTGTGCAGAAAGTACCTGCCACTCCATTCGCTGCTCATCCCTTTGGCTTTGTAGCGTGggttaaataataataaccacTCGCTCTTATCATCAGCAGGTCTAAAGCGCTTTCCAAAGGAGGtataattatcctcattttacagatggggaaactgaggcacacagcagggctgtgacttgctcaaggttggccagcagcagagctgggaatagaatcccgGTCTCCTGAGTCCCCCGTCCAGTTCTCTATCCACTAGGTAACAGATCAGTGCCAGAGCCTCTCTATTGTCTGTTCATTGCTTAGAAATCTgatgactcccctccccccccccttttttttttcctgttgtaaTAGCCGGGCCTGAGTAACTTGCCCAGATCACCCAGGGCGTCCCtagcaaagccaggaactgaatctaGCTCCTTTGAGATTTTCCTCCAAGGGCAAAGAGTCATAGTGAAAGCATCGAACTATTTTCTTTTATAACATACAAACTTTTATTGCCCatccaaaaataacattttttcaccatcatttatttttcctaatgtgCAAGTAGAATATTTTaaccggaaaaaaaaaaattccggaTGTAAACATTCGCTCCAATAAGTTAAATATTTATGTTATTCACAAATATACAACAGTTCACATTTTATTTGGGAGAATTTGTATTCCAGCTGCTGGAGACCATAACACTTTCCACTCACCCTGGGACAGGTGACATTTCAAATGACCCTGCCTTAAATTGTGAAAGCCCTGTCTCTCAGCAGCTCTGTGTTTCCAATAGTCTAGGTTGAGAATTTggctttgggaaaaaaatcaatcaataatAGTTTACACTTTGGAACTAATGAAGCCTCACACCACACAAACTGTGAGGTaggcattattatccccatcttacagatgaagaaactgaggcagagggcgggacgtgatttgcccaaggtcgcaCAGCGAAATCggtagcagagccaggagttgaaccccggagtcctgagcCTTACTTCTGTCACTAGCCTTCGCTGCATGCAATGACAAATGCCACCGGGCGCAATAACTGCCTCCGTCAGTTACACTGAAATAAATTCAGAGTCACTCCACTGACTAATGGAGTGACTGTGGATTGACACTGGTGTAGCTGACGAGTCACGCAATGTGTtcgattctgctctcagttacagcaaGTGTAACTCCAGAGTGACTCTGTTAAAGTCCATGGGTTCAGACcagcataactgagatcagaacctggcccgATTACTTTTCCTGCTAAAAGTAATTTGGAAACCCAGCAGAAAAACCAATGCAGCCCAGTGCAAGCGACTCGAACTTCAGTAAGCCCCATTATTTCGTCACCACAACTGTAATCTTCTCTCTACTACCAGAGGGTTTAGAGCCCAGTTTTCAAACATGGGCCCCTTAAAAGTACGTAAACTTTGTGCTTCAGGCTTTTAGGTTCCTGCAGACAGTCATGCCTTTGGTTAACAGGGCCCAATGCTTGGACCTCAAGCAAAGGTTTTATAGGTTCCCCTCACTGTGGTATCCGACTCTCGAGGGGAGCTGAGCCTGAATTCAGGCTCAGGTCCCATATACTGACCGTATCATCCAAATGTGGGATCTGGGTGACAGCTTCTCTGCTGCCTTGTGTTCCAAATTTGGTGCACTTCCATGGAGCAGTGCAAATTTCCTCCAGTAGGGGTTTTGGCCCTCTGGAGTCAAAGTGCCCGTAGAATGCGGCCATTCAGGGTTGCTAGTGTTACACGCCCACTCTGCACAGGTGTCAGGGGAGAACTGGGCACCCAATGTCCACCTGACAAACCCGGTTCACTGTAAACATCGCTCGTTCACCCACCCCGTGAAATGCACCCACCTCTGGGGCAGAGCGCAGCAGCTCTTTAACAGCCACACGGTCACAATTTTTAGGAAGGGGCAGGTGGAGAATCGTTCCTCCAGCGGAAACTGCCGGCGGGCACAGGTAGGGAGGCGGAATGTAATTACCACCCCGATTATATCGcagacccccagccagagctcccacCAGAGAAGGCCGGCGGCACACACACAGAACTGCTTCCCCGTGGCTCTCGCCATGGACCCTCGCCAAGGGCTCATCCGGTGCCACGCCGAGGAACTGGTGACACCCAAGCCACTGGCACGTGGTTCCGGCTACGTTCTGTTGTCCCCAGGATCCGAGCTCTCTTCACGGGGCCCCTCCTCGCTtactctgtcctcctcctcccaaagACGGCCGACATGGTGCGGACGATGCCACGGATGCCCACGGCCTTCTTGCCGGAGCTCCTGGAGTCCCGCACCAGGTCGAGGAGCTCGTGGAAGACCACCAGGGCGCCGTGGTACGTCTCGGCGGCCGAGATCTCGAAGAAGCCCGAGTTCGTGGAGAGGGCCAGGAGCCGCCCTTCCTCGCTGGAGACGGCCCGCCGGTGCTGCAGGTCCCGCTTGTTGCCCACTAGGATGACGGGCGCTTTCTCGGAACCGCCCCGTCTCTTCAGTTGTCGGATGCGCTGGAGCTGCTGGCGGGCCAGGTGGAAACTGGAGCGGTCACAGATGCTGTAGACCACGACGAAGCCGTCCGCCCAACGCAGCTGCTTCTCGCTCACCCAGCCCTGGAGCTCGGCGGCCTGGAAAGGAGGCAGTGGGAGCAGGTTAGAGAGAGCAGGACAAAAACCAGGAGTTAGCGGAGGCAAAGAGGCCATCACGTCGCCATGGTGACCAGATCAAGCCACCCCCTCTCTTGCCTCAGCCCAGCtagggaggagaagcggggggggggggggtcaggaaaGGATtgtcccctccagg contains the following coding sequences:
- the LOC117869785 gene encoding ras-related and estrogen-regulated growth inhibitor-like protein — its product is MVVQLRPAPQQPGRMSEGSQPKVEANILVLGAEKVGKSALTVRFLTRRFIGEYGDIESVYTHNVMVGGRDVCFSIWDSTCPQAAELQGWVSEKQLRWADGFVVVYSICDRSSFHLARQQLQRIRQLKRRGGSEKAPVILVGNKRDLQHRRAVSSEEGRLLALSTNSGFFEISAAETYHGALVVFHELLDLVRDSRSSGKKAVGIRGIVRTMSAVFGRRRTE